A region from the Vicia villosa cultivar HV-30 ecotype Madison, WI linkage group LG3, Vvil1.0, whole genome shotgun sequence genome encodes:
- the LOC131661177 gene encoding peroxidase P7-like has protein sequence MASLNFSRLTMIMSITLFVLIIVGSANAQLSTSFYSSSCPKLSSTVQSTMQSAISKEARIGASILRLFFHDCFVNGCDGSILLDDTSNFTGEKNANPNRNSARGFEVIDNIKTAVENVCPGVVSCADILAIAAADSVAILGGPTWNVKLGRRDAKTASQSAANTAIPAPTSNLNTLTSMFSAVGLSTKDLVTLSGAHTIGQARCTTFRARIYNETNIDTSFASTRQSNCPSTSGSGDNNLAPLDLQTPTSFDNNYFKNLVQNKGLLHSDQQLFNGGSTNSIVSGYSTNPSSFSSDFAAAMIKMGDISPLTGSNGEIRKNCRKAN, from the exons ATGGCTTCTTTAAATTTTTCTAGATTAACCATGATCATGAGTATCACTCTCTTTGTTCTCATCATAGTAGGGAGTGCCAATGCACAACTTTCTACAAGCTTTTACTCAAGTTCTTGTCCCAAACTCTCTTCCACAGTGCAATCCACCATGCAATCTGCCATATCAAAAGAGGCTCGAATCGGCGCTTCCATCCTTCGGTTGTTCTTCCACGATTGCTTTGTCAAT GGATGTGATGGATCAATTCTACTTGATGACACATCAAACTTTACCGGAGAGAAAAATGCAAACCCTAATCGAAACTCTGCTCGTGGATTTGAAGTCATTGATAACATAAAGACAGCAGTAGAGAATGTATGTCCCGGAGTTGTATCTTGTGCTGATATTCTTGCCATTGCTGCCGCAGATTCTGTTGCAATT CTTGGAGGCCCAACCTGGAATGTAAAACTCGGAAGAAGAGATGCTAAGACGGCGAGTCAGTCTGCTGCTAATACAGCCATCCCGGCACCAACTTCCAACCTCAATACACTCACCTCAATGTTTAGTGCAGTTGGTCTTTCCACCAAGGACTTAGTCACATTATCAG GTGCTCACACAATTGGACAAGCAAGATGCACAACCTTTAGGGCTAGAATTTACAATGAGACAAACATAGATACTTCATTTGCTAGCACAAGACAATCAAATTGTCCAAGTACATCAGGGTCAGGGGATAACAATTTGGCTCCTCTTGATCTTCAGACTCCTACTTCTTTTGACAACAACTACTTCAAGAATCTTGTTCAGAACAAAGGTCTTCTTCATTCGGACCAACAACTTTTCAACGGTGGGTCTACCAACTCTATAGTGAGTGGCTATAGTACTAATCCAAGCTCTTTTTCATCTGATTTTGCTGCTGCTATGATCAAGATGGGAGATATTAGTCCTCTTACGGGATCAAATGGAGAGATTAGGAAGAATTGTAGAAAAGCcaactaa
- the LOC131657951 gene encoding uncharacterized protein LOC131657951 has protein sequence MDDEQNFHYLLVWRIDNYERRSLDERVLARYESRRDVLESITSISDSHCIWELRMCRNTFAHLCEVLRIRGGLVQLGQVSVEEQVAVLLNILAHHTKNRSIQVRLSRSGQTVSRYCHRVLVAVLKLRNDLLAKSEPVPLDCSDERWKWFKGCLGALDGTYIAVTPSVSDRPRYRTRKGRLRCFGLLKKQWAILRSPSFYPIRTQCRKILACCLLHNFIRVNMTMDPEEFSPFAEDEVPLGEETINVVETIEPSNQWTQRRDVHAQEVFIEWRNRHRN, from the exons ATGGACGATGAACAAAATTTTCATTATCTTCTTGTTTGGAGGAT tgATAATTATGAGAGAAGATCTTTGGATGAAAGAGTTTTAGCTAGGTATGAGTCACGTAGGGATGTTTTGGAATCTATTACTAGTATAAGTGATTCTCATTGTATATGGGAGTTAAGAATGTGTAGAAATACATTTGCACATCTTTGTGAGGTTTTAAGGATACGGGGAGGATTAGTGCAACTCGGACAAGTAAGCGTTGAAGAACAAGTTGCGGTTCTTTTAAATATACTCGCACATCATACAAAAAATAGAAGTATTCAAGTTAGATTGTCTAGATCTGGGCAAACCGTTAGCAGGTATTGTCATAGAGTGTTGGTCGCAGTTTTGAAATTGCGAAATGATTTACTTGCCAAGTCAGAACCTGTACCTCTAGATTGCTCTGATGAAAGATGGAAATGGTTTAAG ggATGCTTAGGGGCTTTGGATGGGACTTACATAGCAGTTACACCGAGTGTTTCTGACAGGCCTAGATATCGTACAAGAAAAGGCAGACTT AGATGTTTTGGCCTCTTGAAAAAACAATGGGCTATATTGAGAAGCCCTTCATTTTATCCTATTAGAACACAATGTCGAAAGATCCTTGCGTGTTGTTTATTGCATAACTTCATCCGTGTGAACATGACAATGGATCCAGAAGAATTTTCTCCATTTGCAGAAGACGAGGTACCTTTAGGAGAAGAAACAATCAATGTAGTGGAAACAATTGAACCTAGCAATCAATGGACTCAAAGGAGGGATGTGCATGCACAAGAAGTGTTTATAGAATGGAGGAATAGACATAGGAATTAG
- the LOC131661178 gene encoding peroxidase P7-like: protein MASFISSRLTMISFVIFLLAIWSVNAQLSTSFYSSSCPKLSSTVQSTMRSAISKEARIGASILRLFFHDCFVNGCDGSILLDDTSNFTGEKNANPNRNSARGFEVIDNIKTAVENVCPGVVSCADILAIAAADSVAILGGPTWNVKLGRRDAKTASQSAANTGIPAPTSNLNTLISMFAAVGLSTKDLVTLAGAHTIGQARCTSFRARIYNETNIDTSFASTRQSNCPNAAGSGDNNLAPLDLQTPISFDNNYFKNLVQNKGLFHSDQQLFNGGSTDSIVSGYSTNPSSFSSDFAAAMIKMGDISPLTGSNGEIRMNCRKTN, encoded by the exons ATGGCTTCTTTTATTAGTTCTAGATTAACCATGATCAGTTTTGTAATATTTCTCCTCGCAATTTGGAGTGTCAATGCACAACTTTCTACGAGCTTTTACTCAAGCTCTTGTCCCAAACTCTCTTCCACAGTGCAATCCACAATGCGATCCGCCATATCAAAGGAGGCCCGAATAGGTGCTTCCATCCTCCGGTTGTTCTTCCACGATTGCTTTGTCAAT GGATGTGATGGATCCATTCTACTCGATGACACATCAAACTTTACCGGAGAGAAAAATGCAAACCCTAATCGAAACTCTGCTCGTGGATTTGAAGTCATTGATAACATAAAGACAGCAGTAGAGAATGTATGTCCCGGAGTTGTATCTTGTGCTGATATCCTTGCCATTGCTGCAGCGGACTCCGTTGCAATT CTTGGAGGCCCAACATGGAATGTTAAACTTGGAAGAAGAGACGCAAAGACGGCTAGTCAATCAGCTGCTAACACAGGAATTCCAGCACCAACTTCTAACCTGAATACACTCATCTCAATGTTTGCTGCAGTTGGTCTTTCTACCAAGGACTTAGTCACATTAGCAG GTGCTCACACAATTGGACAAGCAAGGTGCACAAGCTTTAGGGCAAGAATCTACAATGAGACCAACATAGATACTTCATTTGCTAGCACGAGACAATCAAATTGCCCAAATGCAGCAGGATCAGGGGATAACAATTTGGCTCCTCTTGATCTTCAGACCCCTATTTCTTTTGATAACAACTACTTCAAGAATCTTGTTCAGAACAAAGGTCTTTTCCATTCAGATCAACAGCTTTTCAACGGCGGGTCCACTGATTCTATAGTGAGTGGATATAGTACTAATCCAAGCTCTTTTTCATCTGATTTTGCTGCTGCTATGATCAAGATGGGAGATATTAGTCCTCTCACAGGATCAAACGGGGAGATCAGGATGAATTGTAGAAAAACCAACTAA